The stretch of DNA TTCGCGCAGCGATTCGACTGCTGCCACGAGCCCGTCTTCCGCTAACGGGAAGTCGAGTTCGCGGCCGAGAACGACGTCGGCGGCGGCCGCGAGCGCGTCGACCCCGGCCTCCGTCTCGAGGCCGGCGGGCGCCTCCCCATCGAACTGCGGGAGGATCGCGTCGGCGTCGGCCTCGGGGAACGCCCCCGTCCCCGCGCGGTCGGTAGCGAGGACGGCGTCGGCGTTCGTCCCCACGTCCTGCAGGCGGCCGCGGATCGTCTGGACCGCGTCGACGCCGCGCTCCGTCGCGGGGGCGACGACGGCCACCCGTTCGGCGGCCGTCACCGCCGCGACCGCGGGGTTACTCCCGAGCGGCGGCGTGTCGATCAGTACGCGGTCGAACGCGGTCGCCGCCGCCGTGATCCGCTGCTCCAGTTCCTGTGCGGCCTCGGGGGCCTTCGCCCGTGCGAGGCGCTCGAACGGCGCCCGGGCGGGGAGGCAGACGATCCGGCCCGGTTCGGGCAGCGCCTCGGCGTCGAGCGCCGCACGGTCGGGGTCGGGGTCGTACTCGATCGTCCCCGCCGAGAGCGGCCTGTCGCTCCCGTCGGTGACGAGCGTCGTCGCGTCCGGGTCGATCCGGCCCGGGAGGTGCCGGGCGAGCCCTTGCGTGTCGTAGGCGGTGTCGAGCACCGCCACGTCGTCGCCGCCGGCGGCCAGCGCGTTGGCGAGTTCGAGACAGGTCCGGGTCGTGCCTGCGCCGCCGGTCGCGCCGACGAGCGCTGCAGTCGAGAGCGCCATACGCTTCTTTCCGTTCCTTATTTCAGAAAAATCTTCGGCACCGTTCGGGCACAGGCCGCTGTCGGTATTTTTACTATCCGCGTCAGCGACCCCCATACGGAACCAATGGGACGACCGAGTACGGACGGCGTCACGGTGAGCGATGACGGCTGAGTTCCCGGTCGACAGCGTCGTCGACGCACACGTCCACCTGATGCCCGACCGGCTCATGCGGGCGATCCGGGACGCGCTCGGCGACGCTGCCGGCTGGACGTTCGACCACCCGACGGATCTGGCGGCGATGACCGAGATCCTCCGGGCGGCCGGCGTCGAGGAGTTCTTCGCGCTGCCGTACGCCCACCGGCCGGGGATGGCCGACGAGCTGAACGAGTGGGTCTGCGAGACGGCCGCGACCGCCGAACACGTGGTGCCGTTCGCGACCGTCCACGCGGGCGACGACGACGTCGGCGGGATCGTCGAGCGGGCCGTCGACGCCGGCGCCCGCGGGCTGAAGTTCCAGTTGCCGGTTCAGGGGTTCCCCGTCGACGACCCGCGGCTGGAGCCGGCGTACGAGGTGGCTGCCGCCAACGACCTGCCGCTGCTGGTCCACGCGGGGACCGCGCCGATGTTTCGGGACGACCCGAACGTCGGCGTCGACCGGTTCCGCTCGTTCCTCGACTCCTACCCGGATCTCCGGGTGTGTGCCGCCCACATGGGCGCGTACGACGTGGACGCGTTCTGTGAACTGGCCCGGACCAACGAGAACGTCTTCCTCGATACGACGTTCTCCATGTCCGCCGTCGCCGAGGAGTACATGGCGTTCGACCCGGACTCGGTCGCCGACGAGACGCTGATCAAGCTCTCGGAGTCGGTCATGTACGGCTCGGACTTCCCGAACATCCCGTACTCCTACGAGAAGGAGCGGGCACACCTGCTGGCGCGCGAGCTCCCGATCGAAACCCAGCGGGACATCTTCTCGCGGACGGCGCGTCGGTTCCTGGGGGAGGCCTGACTTCGGCGGATCCAGTGGGGGCCGCCCCCATCCGACGTTTTTTGTCGGCCTGTGGTGAACGCTGACACAGTATGGGAGAGCGAGGCCGGCGGCTCGTCACGGACGGTGAGGGATCGACGAGCGACGACGCCACAGCCGGAGGAACCGAGGGGACCGGCGACGAGGACGACCGGACGGCGCTCGTCCGGGAGCTGTACGACGCGATCCCGTTCCACCGGGAGCTCGAGCTGGAGGTGCTCGCGGTGACCCCCCGGAAGGCGGAGACGAGGATCCCGTTCGACGGCTCGCTGGTGGGCAACCCCGATCTCGAGGTGCTCCACGGCGGCATCATCAGCTCCATCGTCGATCTCACCGGCGCCGCGGTGTTCATCGGCCACCGCGGCGACTACACGCCGACGGTCGACCTGCGCGTGAACTATCTGGAAGCCGCCGGGAAACACCCGCTGTACGCGACGGCGACCATCGAGCGCCGCGGCGAGAACATCGGCGTCGCAAGCGTGGCGGTCGAGTCCGGCGACGCGGTCTGTGCGACGGGCACCGGGGTGTACAAGCTGAGCGACTGAACGCCGCCGCGACCGTCAGTAGCGGTTGTCGACGACCCCGGTCTCGTCGAGTTCCGCGACCAGCGTCACCTCGTCGGGCGTGACGAGCAGGCGGTCGCCGAGCGCGGCCCGCAGTTCGTCGACGGGGGCCTCGCCCGCACAGACGACCGTCAGTCGGTCGGTCGTCTCCGGCTGGTCGACCTCGATACGGTACTCGCCGGTGAGCCCCTCGAACCCCGCAAGCACCGTCTCGATGCTCTCGGGGTACACCTTCACGCCCTTGACTTTCAGTCGCTCGTCGGTTCGTCCGATGACGCCGTCGGGCAGGACGAGTTCGCCGTCGCGTTCCTCCAGTTCCGCGAGGTCACCCGTGCGGTAGCGGATCAGCGGGATCCCCTCCTTCCGGACGTGCGTGACGACGACCTCCCCGCGCTCGCCCGTTCCGAGCACCTCCCCCGTGTCGGGGTCGACGATCTCCACGACGGCGTAGTCGGTGACGACGTGGAGCCCGTCCTCCGCCTCGGTCTCGGCGGCGACGGGCATGATGTGCCGCGTGCCGAAGTAGTCCGTCGCCGTCGTGGCGCCGAGGGCGTCTTTGACCGCCTCGCGCCGGCCCGGGATGGAGGTGAACGGCTCGCCGGCGCCGACGAACGTGTCCACCTCGCCGCCCGCCTCCCCGACTTTCAACGCGAAGCTCGGGTTCCCGATGAGCGCGTCCACGTCGAACTGGTGGGTGATGTCGGCGGCCTGCTCGGAGTCGCCGGGGCCGAGCGGGAACACCTCCGCGCCGAGCTCCTCCAGCGCCCGGTGGACGACGTAGCCCGTGCCGAACAGCTGGTAGCCGAACGTGTTGATCACGCGGTCGCCGGGCTCGATACCGGCCCGTTCGAACACCTCGGCGTTGACAGCGGCCTGGTGCTCCAGATCTCCCTTGGTGTCGAACACCGGCTGGAGATCCTCGCCCATCGGGGAGAACGTCACCATCGCGGCCCCGTCGTACAGCGAGCCGGTCGGCGGGTCGGCCTCGAAGTCGTCGACCAGCTCCTCGCCCGTCGTGAACGGGAGCTCCCGGAACGCGTCCCAAGAGTCGACGGCGTCGGGATCGATGTCGGCGTAGAACTCGTGGTCGGTCGCCCGCGTCAGTTGCTCGCGGACGGCCGCGAGCGTGTCGGAGTCGTACATCGAGTGGAGTAGGGGTCTACGGTCACATAAATTTCCGTCCGGGCTACACTCGGGGTGGTGCGACGGCAGAGGGGAGCGGGCCGGTCAGTAGGCGAACGGCCACTTGCGGAAGTACTCCTTGATCTTGCCGAGCGCAGCCAACACCCCCTTGGGCTCGACCGCGAGGACGACGATGATGATGACGCCGAAGAACACCGGCACCGTCGCGGTGGCGTTCAGCCCGGTCGCGTCGCTGACGATGCCGAGTACCTCGCGGAGGTTGTCCCGGATGAGCGTGACGACGCCCACGCCGAGCAGCGCGCCCCAGACGCGGCCGAGGCCGCCGAACAGCAGCATCACGTAGTGTTCGAGCGTGAGCGAGAGGGTGAAGTAGCCGGGGCTGATGAAGCCGATCTGGAACCCGTAGAGGCCGCCGGCGACGCCGATCATGAACCCCCCGATGCCGAACGCGAGCAGCTTGTTCTTGAACACGTTGACCCCCAGCACCGCCGCCGAGAGGTCGTTCTCGTGGACCGCGCGGAACGTCTTCCCGATCCCGGTCCGGGAGAGGTTCAGCGACAGCAGCGCGAACAGCAGCACCGCGACCAGCGCCAGGTAGTACTTGTCGAAGGTGCTCCCGACGTCGGCGACCGGGCCGAGCAGCCCGACGCTCGACGGGAACTGCTGCTGGGAGCCGCCGTGGATGAACGCGGCCTGCCCGTTGTTGAAGAACCACTCCGAGATGAACTGGAGCGCGAGCGTCGAGATGGCGATGTAGAACCCCTTGACGCGGAACGAGGGGAGGCCGAACCCGACGGCGACCATCGCCGACATGACGCCGCCGATGACCAGCGCCGGCAACAGTCCGGCGCCCGCCTCGAGCAGCCGGCTCGTCGAGTAGGCGCCGATCGCCATGAACGCCCCCTGTGCGAGGACGATCTCGCCGGCGTACCCCAGGATGATGTTCAACCCGAGCACGGCGATCCCGAAGATGTACGCCTGTGACAGGAGGGTCAACGTCCCCCCTTCGAACAGCAGCGGGGCGAGGAACGGGAGGGGGAGGCCCAGCGCCAGCGCGATCTTCTGGGTGCGCCAGCGGACCAGCCCCATCCGGGAGGTGTAGTCGGTGAAGTACTCACCGCAGGGCATCGCACCACCTCCGTCCTGCGGGCTCGGTGTCGGCCCGCCGTCGGGCCGTCGATACGTCGTCGGTGCGCCTGACGGCGCGTAGGGGATCGTGTCCTGCCATTCTCAGAGCCTCTCGATCCGCTCGGTGCCGTACAGGCCGTACGGTTTCACCATGATCACCACGAGGAGGAAGATCATCGGGAGGATCTCCCCGAAGCCGGCGCCGAAGTTCGCCTGCACGTCCAGCAGGGGGACGACGACGGCGGTCCCGCCCTCGAGGTAGTACGAACCCAGCTCCTGCAGGAGTCCGACCACGATGGACCCGATGAAGGCGCCGGGGATGCTGTCCAGCCCGCCGAAGACGACGGCCGCGAAGATGATGATGCCCGTCGTCTCGATTGAAAAGGCGGCGCCCCCGCTGGACATCGCCAGCAGGATGCCGCCGATCGCGGTGACGGCGATGGAGAGCGTCCACGCCAGCGCGATCGTCCGCTCGATCGAGACGCCGAGCACCATCGCCGCCTGCTCGTCGCTCGCCGACGCCCGGAGGATGGAGCCGGTGACGGTGCTCCGGAAGAACAGCATCAGCACGCCGACCACGATCAGGGCGATGACGACCGCGACCGCGTAGGCGCCCTGGATCGACGCACCGAGGGGGAGCCCGACGGACCAGTCGAACGCCAGCTCCGCGGGGTAGGCCTTGAAGTTCCGGCCGAACAGGAACGCGATGAACCCCTCGAAGATCCCGCCCAGCGCCAGCGTGACGATGATGACCGAGAGCACCGGCTCGCCGATGAACTGCCGGAACACGACCCGTTCGAGCGCGAGGCCGAGCCCCACGCCCACGAGTATCGTGAGCACGACGGCGGCCCACGCCGGCAGCGCCGTCGGGAGGATCGCGGCCGTCCCGAAGATGACGACGCTGTAGGCGCCGACCATCGCGATCTGGCCCTGTGCGAAGTTGAGCACGCCAGTCACCTTGTAGATGAGCGAAAAGCCCATCGCGACCAGCGCGTACAGCGCGCCGAGGCCGATGCCGGAGACGGCGATGTCGAAGAAGGTGGTGAGATCCACCATTACTCCATCACCACCCCGAGGTCGGCGTCCTCGTCGATCGGTTCGTCCACGTCGACGACGCGCATCACGCCGCGCTCGTCGGACTCACGCCCGTCCTGGTAGGTGATCGTTATCTCCATCTCCACGCTGTCACTGCCGTCGTAGAGCGCCTCCACGACGTCGTCGTACCGGTCCATCACGACTTCTCGCCGGAGCTTCCCGGTCCGGGTGAGCTCGCCGTCGTCGGCGTCGAACTCCTTGAACAGGACGATGAACCGCTGGATCGGGTTGTCGAGCTCCTCGTTGGTCTCGGCGACCACGTCCCGCATCAGCTCCAGCACTTCGGGCTTCTGCGTGAGGTCGCGGTAGCCGGCGTACTGGATGTCCCGCTGGTCGGCCCACTCGGCGACGTTGTTGAACCGGATGTTCAGCACCGCCGTCAGGTCCTCGCGGCCGTCGCCGACGACCATCGCCTCCTTCAGGTAGGGGTTGAACTTCAGCTTCGTCTCGACGCTGATGGGGGCGATCGCGGTGCCGTCCTGCATCTCCATCACGTCGTCCATCCGGTCGAAGATCTTGACGTGGCCGTCGTCGGTGAGCGCGCCGAAGTCGTCGGTGTGGAGCCAGCCGTCCTCGATGGCGGACTCGGTCTTCTCGGGCATCCCGTAGTAGCCCGAGGTGACCACCGGGCCGCGGACGACCAGTTCGCCCTCGGGGGTGATCCCCACCTCGATGTTCGGGAACACCTCCCCGACGGTCTCGACCTGCACGTCGTCGTCGCGGTGCATCGTCACGAACCCACAGACCTCCGACTGGCCCCAGATCTGCTTCAGCGGGACGCCCATCGCGTGGTAGTACTCGAAGTGGTCCTCGCCGAGCGGGCCGCCGCCGGTGTAGACGTTCTTCGCCCGCTTCAGCCCGATCTTGTCGAGGATCGGGCGGTAGGCCACCCAGTAGGAGAGCCAGTGGGCCGCCCGCAGGGTGGCGGGCGGCTCCTCGTCGTTCTTGTCGCCGATGACGTACTCCGCGTACCGCTCGCCGATGCTCATCGCCTTGTCGTACACCCACTTCTTGAACCGCGTCGTGTTCTCGATCTTCGCCTTCACGTCGGCAACCCACGCCTCGTAGCGGTTGGGCGAGGAGAAGATGATCTCGGGGCCGATCTCCCGGAGGTCCTCGTCCTCGGTCTCGGGCTGTTCGGGGAAGTTCGCGGTCCAGCCGCCGACGAACGCCGCCGCGAGCAGGATCATCTGCTCGCCGACCCACGCCATCGGGAGGTAGGAGAAGTAGTCCGACTCCTTGGGCAGCGGGTCGATGTCGATGGCGGCGTTGGCCAGGTTCACGAAGTTGAAGTGCGAAAGCCGGACGCGCTTGGGCATCCCGGTGGTGCCCGAGGTGGGAGCCAGCATCGCCGTCGTCTCGGGGTCGACGGTCGTGATCTGCTGGTGGAGGTAGTCGTCGTCGACGTCGCCCGACGCCAGTCGCTGCTCGCCGCGGGCCTCGATGTCGTCGTAGGCGACGATCTCGGGGTCGTCGGGGCCGACCTTCTCGCCGTTCTCGTACCGGAACATCCCCTTCTCGTCGCGGTAGATGATGGTTTCGAGCGACGGCACGCTGTCGGCGACCAACAGCAGCTTGTCGACCATCTCCTGATCCTCCGCGTAGACGATGCTCGGCTCCAGCAGCTGGAGTTGCTTCTCGATATCCTCGGGGAGCATGTCCTCGTAGTTCGGCGCGGCCATGCCACCCAGCGACTGGGCGGCGATCCACGCCCACAGTTGGTGGGGGCGGTTGTAGCCGATGGTGAACAGCAC from Halolamina sediminis encodes:
- a CDS encoding AMP-binding protein encodes the protein MAEDDAEGLTIDRVLTAPDDETVEIVSDRALPEILVDHAEEHPEDTALRWKRYGVWQEFTWEEYYERVEQFALGLEEYGFGDEDVLFTIGYNRPHQLWAWIAAQSLGGMAAPNYEDMLPEDIEKQLQLLEPSIVYAEDQEMVDKLLLVADSVPSLETIIYRDEKGMFRYENGEKVGPDDPEIVAYDDIEARGEQRLASGDVDDDYLHQQITTVDPETTAMLAPTSGTTGMPKRVRLSHFNFVNLANAAIDIDPLPKESDYFSYLPMAWVGEQMILLAAAFVGGWTANFPEQPETEDEDLREIGPEIIFSSPNRYEAWVADVKAKIENTTRFKKWVYDKAMSIGERYAEYVIGDKNDEEPPATLRAAHWLSYWVAYRPILDKIGLKRAKNVYTGGGPLGEDHFEYYHAMGVPLKQIWGQSEVCGFVTMHRDDDVQVETVGEVFPNIEVGITPEGELVVRGPVVTSGYYGMPEKTESAIEDGWLHTDDFGALTDDGHVKIFDRMDDVMEMQDGTAIAPISVETKLKFNPYLKEAMVVGDGREDLTAVLNIRFNNVAEWADQRDIQYAGYRDLTQKPEVLELMRDVVAETNEELDNPIQRFIVLFKEFDADDGELTRTGKLRREVVMDRYDDVVEALYDGSDSVEMEITITYQDGRESDERGVMRVVDVDEPIDEDADLGVVME
- a CDS encoding branched-chain amino acid ABC transporter permease, with product MPCGEYFTDYTSRMGLVRWRTQKIALALGLPLPFLAPLLFEGGTLTLLSQAYIFGIAVLGLNIILGYAGEIVLAQGAFMAIGAYSTSRLLEAGAGLLPALVIGGVMSAMVAVGFGLPSFRVKGFYIAISTLALQFISEWFFNNGQAAFIHGGSQQQFPSSVGLLGPVADVGSTFDKYYLALVAVLLFALLSLNLSRTGIGKTFRAVHENDLSAAVLGVNVFKNKLLAFGIGGFMIGVAGGLYGFQIGFISPGYFTLSLTLEHYVMLLFGGLGRVWGALLGVGVVTLIRDNLREVLGIVSDATGLNATATVPVFFGVIIIVVLAVEPKGVLAALGKIKEYFRKWPFAY
- a CDS encoding branched-chain amino acid ABC transporter permease, coding for MVDLTTFFDIAVSGIGLGALYALVAMGFSLIYKVTGVLNFAQGQIAMVGAYSVVIFGTAAILPTALPAWAAVVLTILVGVGLGLALERVVFRQFIGEPVLSVIIVTLALGGIFEGFIAFLFGRNFKAYPAELAFDWSVGLPLGASIQGAYAVAVVIALIVVGVLMLFFRSTVTGSILRASASDEQAAMVLGVSIERTIALAWTLSIAVTAIGGILLAMSSGGAAFSIETTGIIIFAAVVFGGLDSIPGAFIGSIVVGLLQELGSYYLEGGTAVVVPLLDVQANFGAGFGEILPMIFLLVVIMVKPYGLYGTERIERL
- a CDS encoding PaaI family thioesterase; the protein is MGERGRRLVTDGEGSTSDDATAGGTEGTGDEDDRTALVRELYDAIPFHRELELEVLAVTPRKAETRIPFDGSLVGNPDLEVLHGGIISSIVDLTGAAVFIGHRGDYTPTVDLRVNYLEAAGKHPLYATATIERRGENIGVASVAVESGDAVCATGTGVYKLSD
- a CDS encoding amidohydrolase family protein — its product is MTAEFPVDSVVDAHVHLMPDRLMRAIRDALGDAAGWTFDHPTDLAAMTEILRAAGVEEFFALPYAHRPGMADELNEWVCETAATAEHVVPFATVHAGDDDVGGIVERAVDAGARGLKFQLPVQGFPVDDPRLEPAYEVAAANDLPLLVHAGTAPMFRDDPNVGVDRFRSFLDSYPDLRVCAAHMGAYDVDAFCELARTNENVFLDTTFSMSAVAEEYMAFDPDSVADETLIKLSESVMYGSDFPNIPYSYEKERAHLLARELPIETQRDIFSRTARRFLGEA
- a CDS encoding phenylacetate--CoA ligase family protein — protein: MYDSDTLAAVREQLTRATDHEFYADIDPDAVDSWDAFRELPFTTGEELVDDFEADPPTGSLYDGAAMVTFSPMGEDLQPVFDTKGDLEHQAAVNAEVFERAGIEPGDRVINTFGYQLFGTGYVVHRALEELGAEVFPLGPGDSEQAADITHQFDVDALIGNPSFALKVGEAGGEVDTFVGAGEPFTSIPGRREAVKDALGATTATDYFGTRHIMPVAAETEAEDGLHVVTDYAVVEIVDPDTGEVLGTGERGEVVVTHVRKEGIPLIRYRTGDLAELEERDGELVLPDGVIGRTDERLKVKGVKVYPESIETVLAGFEGLTGEYRIEVDQPETTDRLTVVCAGEAPVDELRAALGDRLLVTPDEVTLVAELDETGVVDNRY